A single genomic interval of Vulpes lagopus strain Blue_001 chromosome 19, ASM1834538v1, whole genome shotgun sequence harbors:
- the SLC25A36 gene encoding solute carrier family 25 member 36: protein MTQRDTLVHLFAGGCGGTVGAILTCPLEVVKTRLQSSSVTLYISEVQLNTMAGASVNRVVSPGPLHCLKVILEKEGPRSLFRGLGPNLVGVAPSRAIYFAAYSNCKEKLNGIFDPDSTQVHMISAAMAGFTAITATNPIWLIKTRLQLDARNRGEKRMGAFECIRKVYQTDGLRGFYRGMSASYAGISETVIHFVIYESIKQKLLEYKIASTMENDEESVKEASDFVGMMLAAATSKTCATTIAYPHEVVRTRLREEGTKYRSFFQTLSLVVQEEGYGSLYRGLTTHLVRQIPNTAIMMATYELVVYLLNG from the exons ATGTGGTGGTACGGTAGGAGCTATTCTGACATGCCCGCTGGAAGTTGTAAAAACACGACTGCAGTCATCTTCTGTGACACTTTATATCTCTGAAGTTCAGTTGAACACCATGGCCGGAGCCAGTGTCAACCGAGTAGTGTCTCCTGGACCTCTCCATTGCCTAAA agtGATCTTGGAAAAAGAAGGGCCTCGTTCCTTGTTCAGAGGATTAGGTCCCAATTTAGTGGGGGTGGCCCCTTCCAG agCAATATACTTTGCTGCTTATTCAAACTGCAAGGAAAAGTTGAATGGTATATTTGATCCGGACTCTACCCAGGTACACATGATTTCAGCTGCAATGGCAg GTTTTACTGCAATCACAGCGACCAACCCCATTTGGCTTATAAAGACTCGGTTACAGCTTGATGCAAG GAACCGTGGAGAAAAGCGAATGGGTGCTTTTGAATGTATTCGTAAAGTGTATCAGACAGATGGACTTAGAGGATTTTATAGGGGCATGTCTGCTTCATATGCTGGCATATCAGAGACCGTTAtccattttgttatttatgaAAGTATTAAGCAAAAATTACTGGAATATAAGATTGCTTCTACAATGGAAAATGATGAAGAGTCTGTAAAAGAAGCATCAGATTTTGTGGGAATGATGCTAGCTGCTGCCACCTCAAAAACTTGTGCCACGACTATAGCATATCCACATG AAGTTGTAAGAACAAGACTACGTGAAGAGGGAACAAAATACAGATCTTTTTTTCAGACACTGTCTTTGGTTGTTCAAGAAGAAGGTTATGGGTCTCTTTACCGTGGTCTAACAACTCATCTGGTGAGACAGATTCCAAACACAGCCATTATGATGGCCACCTATGAATTGGTGGTCTACCTTCTGAATGGATAG